The following coding sequences lie in one Benincasa hispida cultivar B227 chromosome 6, ASM972705v1, whole genome shotgun sequence genomic window:
- the LOC120080213 gene encoding protein DETOXIFICATION 51-like gives MCVSISNPSSAPATNFPPPPPPPPPSQLLHFFDVFPKKQPPPPPPPQQLFSFSEIITEAKSLFSLAFPIALTALIIYSRSIISMLFLGRLGDMELAAGSLAIAFANITGYSVLSGLALGMEPLCSQAFGAHRPKLLSLTLHRAVIFLLVSSLPISLLWVKMSKILLLLRQDPSITAMAQTYLFFSLPDLVTNSFINPIRIYLRAQGITVPLTLASLGGALCHVPINILLVSYFEFGVAGVAASAAATNFLVLVFLVVYVVVSDVHAPTWTAPSRECLSGWKPLLELAAPSCISVCLEWWWYEIMIVLCGLLVDPKATVASMGVLIQTTSLIYIFPSSLGFAVSTRVGNELGGGRPQKAKLSAVVAVFVAAIMGLGATSFATGMRNKWARMFTDDGEILRLTSVALPILGLCELGNCPQTVGCGVLRGSARPSVAANINLGAFYGVGMPVAVGLAFRLGVGFCGLWLGLLSAQVCCAGLMLYVIGTTDWDFQACRSHVLTCTAGDELPLISPPTHN, from the coding sequence ATGTGTGTTTCAATCTCAAATCCTTCCTCTGCCCCTGCAACCAATTTCCCCCCGCCGCCACCACCGCCGCCACCGTCCCAATTACTTCACTTTTTCGATGTTTTCCCCAAAAAACAGCCACCACCGCCACCGCCACCGCAGcagttattttcattttcagaAATTATCACCGAAGCCAAATCTCTGTTCTCATTGGCTTTCCCAATTGCTCTAACGGCTCTCATAATCTATTCCCGTTCAATCATTTCCATGCTTTTTCTCGGCCGGCTCGGTGACATGGAACTCGCTGCCGGTTCACTCGCAATCGCCTTCGCTAATATCACCGGTTACTCTGTTCTCTCCGGTTTGGCTTTAGGCATGGAGCCACTCTGTTCTCAAGCCTTCGGAGCCCACCGTCCGAAGCTCCTTTCTTTAACCCTTCACCGTGCGGTAATTTTTCTTCTTGTATCTTCATTACCCATTTCTTTACTGTGGGTAAAAATGTCCAAAATTCTCCTCTTACTCCGTCAAGATCCAAGCATCACAGCAATGGCGCAGacttatttgtttttctctctCCCCGACCTTGTCACCAATTCTTTCATTAACCCAATCAGAATTTACCTTCGCGCTCAGGGCATTACCGTCCCATTAACTTTAGCATCGCTTGGCGGGGCACTCTGTCACGTGCCGATCAATATCCTGTTGGTTAGTTATTTTGAGTTTGGGGTAGCTGGCGTGGCGGCCTCAGCGGCGGCTACGAATTTTTTGGTGTTGGTTTTTTTAGTGGTGTACGTCGTTGTTTCGGATGTTCACGCTCCGACGTGGACGGCGCCGAGCCGGGAATGCTTGAGTGGCTGGAAGCCGCTTTTGGAGCTAGCCGCGCCGAGCTGTATATCGGTTTGTTTGGAATGGTGGTGGTACGAGATTATGATCGTGTTGTGTGGACTTCTTGTGGACCCCAAAGCAACCGTTGCTTCGATGGGGGTGTTGATTCAAACGACGTCGTTGATTTATATTTTTCCGTCGTCTCTTGGTTTTGCTGTTTCAACTCGCGTTGGGAATGAACTCGGCGGTGGCCGGCCGCAGAAAGCGAAGCTTTCCGCTGTGGTTGCGGTGTTTGTGGCGGCGATTATGGGGTTGGGAGCGACGTCGTTTGCCACAGGGATGAGGAATAAATGGGCCAGGATGTTTACCGACGACGGCGAGATTCTCCGGCTGACGTCGGTGGCGCTACCGATTTTGGGGCTGTGTGAACTCGGAAATTGCCCGCAGACCGTTGGATGCGGCGTTTTGAGAGGGAGTGCCCGGCCGTCTGTGGCGGCGAATATAAACCTCGGCGCGTTTTACGGCGTTGGTATGCCGGTGGCGGTTGGGCTTGCATTCAGATTAGGGGTTGGGTTTTGTGGGCTTTGGTTGGGCCTATTGTCGGCCCAAGTTTGTTGTGCTGGGCTTATGTTGTATGTGATCGGGACCACTGACTGGGACTTTCAAGCTTGTAGGTCCCACGTGCTGACGTGTACTGCGGGTGATGAATTACCCTTAATTTCTCCGCCCacacataattaa